One region of bacterium BMS3Abin14 genomic DNA includes:
- the lepA gene encoding elongation factor 4: MKQVQIRNFSIIANISQGQYTLADRILEITGAVAKRDMTEQILDSMDIERERGITIKAQTARLSYRADNGHLYQLNLIDTPGHVDFTYEVSRSLAACEGAVLVVDASQGVEAQTIANTYLAVEQDLVIIPVINKIDLPSADPGRVREELKSVLGIDPEDVLEVSAKAGTGVPALLEAIVNRVPPPKGDPSGLTRALIMDSWYDNYVGVVSLLRVFDGILRPKDEIRLMVQGGVHDVGELGVFTPAAVAVQRLSAGEVGYLVTGLKDIKVMQVGDTVTQQSRPATAVLPGFRAVRPMVFAGLYPAVSEDFSALREALERLQLNDSSLAYEPETSEALGFGFRCGFLGMLHMEVVQERLERHFELDLVTTAPTVVYRVKKTDGGWSDVDNPARLPGAGDIAEIHEPYVRATIMVPDNYLGGILALLTERRGEQKAMNYLEGRRVILEYDLPLAEVIFDFYDRLKSISKGYASFDYDPEGYRPGDLVKLDLRVNGEAVDALSIIVPREKAYYRGRELAGKMRGLIPRQMFEVVIQASIGNRVIAREVVRALRKNVLAKCYGGDVTRKRKLLEKQKEGKKRMKNVGKVQIPQDAFMAVLKVDN, encoded by the coding sequence GTGAAACAGGTTCAGATCAGAAATTTCTCCATAATAGCCAACATAAGTCAGGGCCAGTACACTCTGGCCGACAGGATTCTTGAGATTACCGGGGCGGTGGCCAAAAGGGATATGACGGAGCAGATTCTCGATTCCATGGACATCGAGCGGGAGAGGGGCATCACCATCAAGGCCCAGACGGCCCGCCTTTCCTACAGGGCGGATAACGGGCATCTGTATCAGCTGAACCTCATTGACACACCGGGCCACGTGGATTTCACATATGAGGTCTCCCGTTCCCTTGCCGCCTGTGAAGGCGCGGTCCTGGTAGTGGACGCGTCCCAGGGGGTGGAGGCCCAGACAATTGCCAACACCTACCTCGCTGTGGAACAGGACCTGGTGATAATCCCGGTCATCAACAAGATTGACCTTCCAAGCGCGGACCCCGGCCGCGTAAGGGAAGAGCTGAAATCCGTCCTTGGAATTGATCCCGAGGATGTTCTCGAGGTCAGCGCCAAGGCCGGCACCGGCGTGCCGGCCCTGCTGGAGGCTATCGTCAATAGAGTGCCGCCGCCAAAGGGCGATCCTTCCGGCCTGACCAGGGCGCTGATCATGGATTCCTGGTACGATAACTACGTGGGCGTTGTATCCCTGCTCAGGGTCTTCGATGGGATTCTGAGACCGAAGGACGAGATTCGTCTGATGGTCCAGGGGGGGGTCCACGATGTGGGGGAGTTGGGTGTTTTTACCCCGGCGGCGGTTGCCGTTCAGCGCCTCTCCGCGGGCGAAGTCGGATATCTGGTGACCGGGCTTAAAGACATCAAGGTCATGCAGGTTGGGGACACGGTAACACAGCAATCCAGGCCCGCTACGGCTGTGTTGCCGGGATTTCGGGCTGTACGCCCCATGGTCTTCGCGGGGCTTTATCCTGCCGTGAGCGAGGATTTTTCCGCCCTCAGGGAGGCTCTGGAGAGGCTTCAGCTCAACGATTCCTCTCTGGCCTATGAACCGGAGACCTCCGAGGCCCTTGGCTTCGGGTTCAGGTGCGGGTTTTTGGGAATGCTGCACATGGAGGTGGTTCAGGAACGCCTTGAACGCCACTTTGAGCTGGATCTTGTTACTACGGCGCCTACCGTTGTCTACCGGGTCAAAAAGACGGATGGTGGATGGTCTGATGTGGACAACCCGGCCAGACTGCCGGGCGCCGGCGACATCGCGGAGATCCATGAGCCCTATGTCCGTGCCACCATCATGGTCCCCGACAACTACCTGGGAGGGATACTGGCCCTCCTTACGGAGAGGAGAGGTGAACAGAAGGCCATGAACTATCTGGAGGGGCGAAGGGTCATTCTGGAGTACGACCTTCCCCTGGCTGAGGTTATCTTCGACTTTTACGACAGGCTCAAATCCATCAGCAAAGGCTACGCGTCCTTCGATTACGACCCGGAGGGATACCGCCCGGGGGATCTGGTCAAACTGGACCTCAGGGTCAACGGTGAGGCGGTTGATGCCCTGTCGATCATTGTTCCCCGGGAGAAGGCCTATTACAGGGGCCGGGAGTTGGCAGGAAAGATGAGAGGCCTCATCCCGCGCCAGATGTTCGAGGTGGTCATCCAGGCGTCCATAGGCAACAGGGTGATCGCCCGGGAGGTCGTAAGGGCCCTGAGGAAAAATGTCCTTGCCAAATGCTATGGCGGTGACGTAACACGTAAGAGAAAATTGCTGGAAAAGCAGAAGGAAGGCAAGAAGAGGATGAAGAACGTGGGCAAGGTACAGATACCCCAGGACGCC